A DNA window from Acropora palmata chromosome 12, jaAcrPala1.3, whole genome shotgun sequence contains the following coding sequences:
- the LOC141859689 gene encoding uncharacterized protein LOC141859689, which produces MASNSTTRVVFWQNREEWLYVYNALFNFDDAAAQRKGLDRVDAWRSRSAGKLPLAIDCTAYLISAELSLGNVTCSMQRKLILAMAIVRFVNGMTDQEQKGLYGRTVQSLAAEIGLPDWLVELRHDATHMRLPSLESLKWGLYEGLKWLKTEYWEAQSILHDGNEDKLLQLLIDFKITPDVSRAESIANTVCTCNFWSFLPSVLFTEGILIPLQDELSPAEIIKTWKPLLEALDKLSTEFTTSLMMYLIQNLSNDAKISESYKQSCYFAWINILLKAFSDITPTLMFNNNVSWVVILQVCLENPTTSSSLIPQILEKIRYVSDSLKDKIEHLLSVFLDKDHGESWNAVEKHQYFDLEELVAERKDKLELLSSSKQQDDTSSSDRGWKVSQGATQWQLIPFGEILGVSYITPTCLELSSHGEDSPNKEVAVECVNLTENHSVINREAVDETNDDDDDNDDNMSIANEESCQCAQDYEADVILVEDQNSESLEQDNAIGSISNKIYLF; this is translated from the exons ATGGCTTCGAATTCCACGACACGTGTAGTCTTTTGGCAAAATCGCGAGGAATGGCTTTACGTGTACAACGCATTGTTCAATTTCGACGACGCTGCAGCACAAAGAAAAGGATTGGATCGTGTAGATGCTTGGAGAAGCCGAAGTGCAGGTAAACTTCCACTAGCAATCGACTGCACTGCCTACCTTATTTCCGCTGAACTGAGTCTAGGCAACGTTACGTGCAGTATGCAAAGAAAGTTAATTCTGGCCATGGCGATCGTGCGATTCGTCAATGGAATGACTGATCAAGAACAAAAAGGCCTATATGGGCGCACCGTGCAATCCCTTGCTGCTGAAATCGGTTTACCTGATTGGTTAGTTGAGTTAAGACATGATGCGACCCACATGCGTTTGCCTTCTTTGGAGTCACTAAAGTGGGGGTTATACGAAGGTTTAAAGTGGCTTAAGACAGAATACTGGGAGGCACAGTCTATTCTACATGATGGGAATGAGGACAAACTTTTACAACTGTTGATTGATTTCAAGATTACACCTGATGTCAGCCGGGCAGAGAGCATTGCTAACACAGTATGCACTTGTAATTTTTG GTCCTTTTTGCCAAGTGTTCTGTTCACGGAAGGAATTCTGATTCCATTGCAAGATGAGTTGAGTCCTGCTGAGATCATCAAAACATGGAAGCCATTGCTTGAGGCACTTGACAAATTATCAACTGAATTTACAACCTCACTCATGATGTACCTGATCCAAAATCTGTCAAATGATGCTAAAATCAGTGAAAGTTATAAACAGTCTTGTTATTTTGCTTGGATCAATATTTTGCTCAAGGCATTTTCAGATATTACCCCAACTTTGATGTTCAACAATAATGTCTCTTGGGTGGTTATCTTACAGGTCTGTCTGGAAAATCCAACAACCTCTTCGTCATTGATTCCACAAATTTTGGAGAAAATACGATATGTTTCTGACAGCTtgaaagataaaattgaacatcTTCTTTCAGTGTTTCTTGATAAAGATCATGGTGAAAGTTGGAATGCTGTGGAAAAACATCAGTACTTTGACCTTGAAGAACTTGTTGCTGAGAGAAAAGACAAATTAGAACTGCTGTCTTCCAGTAAACAGCAAGATGACACTTCTTCTTCTGACCGTGGGTGGAAGGTCAGCCAGGGTGCTACTCAATGGCAGCTGATTCCATTTGGTGAAATTTTAGGGGTCAGTTATATAACTCCTACTTGCTTAGAATTATCAAGCCACGGAGAAGACTCCCCCAACAAGGAAGTAGCTGTGGAATGTGTGAACCTCACAGAGAATCATTCAGTTATCAACAGGGAAGCTGTTGATGAAAccaacgatgatgatgatgataatgatgataacatGAGCATTGCTAATGAGGAGTCATGCCAATGTGCTCAAGACTATGAAGCTGATGTAATACTTGTGGAAGATCAAAATAGCGAGTCTCTTGAACAAGACAATGCCATTGGTTCAATTTCAAACAAGATTTATTTGTTCTAG
- the LOC141859699 gene encoding zinc finger protein 862-like, translated as MLQVKNGITLGETYLNDKRCREFIEAIAEIMELEARDAMNNSQPRFFSLMGDGGTDSSNKDLEIIYVRMLCNGEPVNKYLKIVELPNGTADGVIASFDQVLFKVGVNDWRNGLVSMGSDGAAVYTGVHNGVVAKLKQSVPWLLGIHCIAHNLELAILDCIKDEILLSSLRDMLQSVYKHYHYSPKALRELRELAEVMGEKIQKPGNLKGTR; from the coding sequence ATGCTTCAAGTAAAGAATGGTATTACGTTAGGAGAAACATACTTAAATGACAAACGTTGCCGTGAATTTATTGAGGCAATTGCAGAGATTATGGAACTTGAAGCGAGAGATGCCATGAATAATTCTCAACCacgttttttctctttaatggGTGATGGTGGAACTGACTCCAGTAACAAAGATTTGGAAATAATCTATGTTAGAATGCTTTGTAATGGCGAACCGGTTAATAAGTACCTCAAGATTGTGGAGTTACCTAATGGGACAGCAGATGGTGTGATTGCAAGCTTTGACCAAGTACTGTTTAAAGTTGGAGTAAATGATTGGAGGAACGGACTAGTCTCAATGGGATCTGATGGAGCTGCCGTGTACACAGGTGTTCACAATGGTGTTGTTGCAAAACTTAAGCAGTCTGTGCCATGGCTTTTAGGGATCCACTGCATTGCTCATAATTTGGAGTTGGCCATACTTGATTGTATAAAAGATGAAATCTTGCTTTCGTCTTTGAGGGATATGCTTCAGTCAGTTTACAAACACTACCACTATTCTCCCAAGGCACTTCGTGAACTAAGAGAACTTGCAGAAGTTATGGGAGAAAAGATCCAGAAGCCTGGTAATTTGAAAGGAACTAGGTAG
- the LOC141859696 gene encoding zinc finger protein 862-like yields the protein MQGRARKIIKEQEKFNTVLFACFILDVLECLSKLSMLFQKDNVTLTLAKDGLEHTTLKLTAMLARPGPYLQEFLQNTGDKNIFQEIELKRGDQDLIQFNTTTKPRIINCIISYLENCFQSIQVTEPTLHALLVFDTSLWPDDRAELATYGEDKIHHLVQHFRPLLQRNNFDFEAVHEEWGGLKVCISNNFLDLNLTALWKRAFTNYIDRFCNILMLVEILLILPLSTACCERGFSLMGKIKSDWRSCLSVDILDCLMQVATEGPSVSDFDPHPALKSWWNSGPRARHPNFND from the coding sequence ATGCAAGGTAGAGCTAGGAAGATAATAAAAGAACAGGAAAAATTCAATacagttttgtttgcttgtttcatTTTGGATGTTTTGGAATGCCTTAGTAAGCTAAGTATGCTTTTTCAGAAAGATAATGTCACATTGACTTTAGCCAAAGATGGCTTGGAGCACACTACACTTAAGCTTACAGCCATGTTAGCAAGACCTGGTCCATACCTGCAAGAGTTTCTGCAAAACACTGGAGATAAGAATATTTTCCAAGAAATTGAACTCAAAAGGGGTGACCAAGACTTAATTCAATTCAACACGACAACCAAGCCACGCATCATTAATTGCATTATCAGCTACctggaaaattgttttcagaGTATCCAAGTGACTGAGCCAACTTTGCATGCTCTATTAGTGTTTGATACATCTCTCTGGCCAGATGATAGAGCAGAGTTAGCCACTTAtggagaagacaaaattcaCCATCTTGTTCAACATTTCAGACCTCTTCTTCAACGgaacaattttgattttgaagcTGTGCATGAAGAATGGGGTGGCCTGAAAGTGTGCATCTCTAATAACTTCCTTGATCTTAATTTGACAGCTTTGTGGAAGAGAGCGTTCACCAACTACATTGACAGGTTCTGCAACATTCTGATGTTAGTTGAGATTCTCTTGATTTTACCCCTGTCAACAGCTTGTTGTGAACGTGGGTTTTCTCTCATGGGAAAGATCAAATCAGATTGGAGGTCTTGTCTGTCTGTGGATATATTAGACTGCTTGATGCAGGTTGCTACAGAAGGTCCTTCTGTGTCTGACTTTGATCCACACCCTGCACTGAAAAGTTGGTGGAACAGTGGTCCAAGAGCAAGGCATCCCAATTTTAATGACTAA
- the LOC141859702 gene encoding DNA-directed RNA polymerases I, II, and III subunit RPABC4-like — MEGTQQTQNQGAGKQAMIYICGECHTENEIKSRDPIRCRECGYRIMYKKRTKRMVVFDAR; from the exons ATGGAAGGAACGCAGCAAACACAGAATCAAGGAGCCGGCAAACAAGCTATGATATACATTTGCGGAG AATGTCATACAGAAAATGAGATAAAGTCTCGTGATCCAATCCGTTGTCGCGAATGTGGTTACAGAATCATGTATAAGAAGAGGACCAAGAGAA TGGTTGTTTTCGATGCAAGGTGa